The following proteins come from a genomic window of Pseudomonas sp. WJP1:
- a CDS encoding Flp family type IVb pilin, with translation MSFAKLLQKVKSEIAFYKGLAKDTEGASGIEYAIVAAMVAVVIAGLSGGMGTTITGIFTRITGAMVAAPAGG, from the coding sequence ATGTCTTTCGCCAAGCTGCTCCAGAAGGTCAAATCTGAAATCGCTTTTTACAAAGGGCTGGCGAAGGATACCGAGGGGGCTTCGGGTATCGAGTACGCCATCGTCGCCGCGATGGTCGCGGTGGTGATTGCCGGGCTCAGCGGCGGCATGGGCACGACGATCACCGGAATCTTTACAAGAATCACCGGTGCAATGGTGGCTGCCCCCGCCGGTGGTTAA
- a CDS encoding MaoC family dehydratase — MIIDWHTLNREPSLPGLYVQAATRRKITGTTLPDSGLRCWLDVDPMRLATYRKVCGFADNSLLPPTYPHILAFALQMQLLTARDFPFPLLGLIHLSNRIRVLRPMGGVHRVRASVCVENLQPHAKGATFDLVTTLDDQLGTLWEAQSQMLCRGVKLEGEPVEELLASTLALTQVAQWTAPADIGRQYAKVSGDYNPIHLSAASARMFGFPSAIAHGLWNKARTLAALAEHLPAANIEIAVQFKKPVRLPSEVTLLASAAGSSGDLQLVGAGDLEHMVGHWRPIA; from the coding sequence ATGATCATCGACTGGCACACCCTCAATCGCGAACCCAGCCTGCCGGGGCTGTATGTGCAGGCGGCGACGCGGCGCAAAATCACCGGCACCACCCTGCCCGATTCGGGCTTGCGCTGCTGGCTCGATGTCGATCCAATGCGCCTGGCGACCTATCGCAAGGTCTGCGGCTTCGCCGACAACAGCCTGCTGCCACCCACCTATCCGCACATCCTTGCATTCGCCTTGCAGATGCAATTGCTTACCGCCCGGGACTTTCCGTTCCCGCTGCTGGGGCTGATTCACCTGAGCAATCGCATCCGCGTGCTGCGGCCCATGGGCGGGGTCCATCGAGTGCGGGCCAGCGTATGCGTGGAGAACCTGCAACCCCATGCGAAGGGCGCGACCTTCGATCTGGTGACCACGCTGGATGATCAATTGGGAACGCTCTGGGAGGCGCAAAGCCAGATGCTTTGCCGAGGGGTGAAGCTTGAGGGCGAGCCCGTCGAGGAGCTGCTCGCCTCGACACTGGCACTGACGCAAGTCGCCCAATGGACAGCGCCCGCGGACATCGGCCGGCAGTACGCCAAGGTATCGGGCGACTACAACCCGATTCACCTGAGTGCGGCCAGCGCCCGGATGTTCGGTTTTCCCTCGGCGATTGCCCATGGACTGTGGAACAAAGCCCGCACCCTGGCCGCCCTGGCCGAGCATCTGCCGGCCGCGAATATCGAGATCGCAGTGCAATTCAAAAAGCCGGTGCGCCTGCCCAGTGAGGTGACGTTACTGGCCAGCGCCGCGGGTTCAAGTGGGGATCTGCAATTGGTCGGGGCGGGTGATCTGGAGCACATGGTGGGCCATTGGCGGCCGATTGCCTGA
- a CDS encoding 3-oxoacyl-ACP reductase — MSDRYIDFANSSIGHRLVAAVGLPSPVRLERWQAGRLRPVEGALLIGGGPLAEKVSAFANRLTDAIYTYGTEPSMATAWIPGHGPKLKAVVFDASDLVQVDQLKQLREFFQPLMKNLDHSAHLVILGRDPRTLSDPFAASTQRALEGFSRSLAKELRSGGTLQLIHVGEGAEDQLEGPLRFFLSPKSAFVSGQVIGLAACATQVTDWTRPLAGRKALVTGAARGIGAAIAETLARDGAEVILLDVPPARTDLDALAARLGGRGITLDICAENAATELVEQLPDGIDIVVHNAGITRDKTLANMTPEFWDAVLAVNLNAPQVLTKALLDSGTLRDDGRVVLLASISGIAGNRGQTNYAASKAGLIGLAQAWAPLLHGRGISINAVAPGFIETQMTAHIPFGLREAGRRMSSLGQGGLPQDVAEAVAWLAQPGTGAFTGQALRVCGQSVLGA, encoded by the coding sequence ATGTCCGACCGCTATATCGACTTCGCCAATTCGTCCATCGGCCATCGACTGGTCGCAGCCGTGGGCTTGCCTTCGCCTGTACGTCTGGAACGCTGGCAAGCGGGCCGATTGCGCCCTGTCGAAGGTGCTTTGCTGATTGGCGGCGGGCCACTGGCGGAAAAGGTCAGCGCCTTCGCCAACCGCCTGACGGACGCGATCTACACCTACGGCACCGAACCCTCGATGGCGACCGCGTGGATTCCCGGACACGGCCCGAAACTCAAGGCCGTGGTGTTCGATGCCAGTGACCTGGTGCAGGTAGACCAGCTCAAGCAGCTGCGCGAGTTTTTCCAGCCGCTGATGAAAAATCTCGACCACAGTGCCCACCTGGTGATACTGGGCCGAGACCCGCGGACCTTGAGTGACCCGTTCGCCGCCAGCACCCAGCGCGCCCTCGAAGGTTTCAGTCGCTCGCTGGCCAAGGAGCTGCGCAGCGGTGGCACCCTGCAGCTGATCCATGTTGGCGAGGGTGCGGAGGATCAACTGGAAGGACCGCTGCGGTTTTTCCTCTCACCGAAAAGCGCCTTCGTGTCCGGGCAAGTGATTGGCCTTGCGGCCTGCGCCACCCAGGTCACGGACTGGACGCGCCCGCTGGCCGGGCGCAAGGCACTGGTCACCGGCGCTGCGCGGGGCATTGGCGCCGCCATCGCCGAAACCCTGGCCCGTGACGGTGCCGAGGTCATCCTGCTCGACGTGCCCCCGGCCAGGACCGATCTCGACGCCCTCGCCGCACGCCTCGGCGGACGTGGTATCACGCTGGACATCTGCGCCGAGAATGCCGCGACGGAATTGGTGGAACAGTTGCCCGACGGCATCGACATCGTGGTGCACAACGCCGGCATCACCCGGGACAAAACCCTGGCCAACATGACCCCGGAGTTCTGGGACGCGGTGCTCGCCGTCAACCTCAACGCCCCGCAAGTGCTGACTAAAGCCCTGCTCGACAGCGGCACCCTGCGCGACGATGGCCGGGTGGTCCTGCTGGCATCGATCAGCGGCATCGCCGGCAATCGCGGACAAACCAACTATGCGGCGAGCAAGGCCGGGCTGATTGGCCTGGCACAGGCCTGGGCGCCGCTGTTGCATGGGCGGGGCATCAGCATCAATGCCGTGGCGCCGGGTTTCATCGAAACCCAGATGACCGCACACATTCCCTTCGGCCTGCGTGAAGCCGGACGACGCATGAGCTCATTGGGCCAGGGCGGCCTGCCGCAAGACGTCGCCGAAGCCGTGGCCTGGCTCGCGCAACCGGGTACGGGCGCGTTCACAGGGCAAGCATTGCGTGTCTGCGGGCAAAGCGTCCTGGGGGCCTAG
- the cpaB gene encoding Flp pilus assembly protein CpaB yields MNSRVILGLAGLSLAGAVIAGYWGFTLTRDPTATPVAQAAIAPLTSTSPAPTAQAEEDTRQPIVVLLHDIAPFVQITAADVALEKLRTVPAGSLTRLDQAIGRTPWRALTAGSWLNDESFEGGGKLARMIRPDERALAVAVDEVINAGGQLTPGDYVDVLLFLRMDANNIQPSAQLAVPALRVLGVGEQLGLTNDGQPSSPAHGNDEKLRQEQQRASARTVLLAVPEPLVSRLMLAAQSGVLRLAVRSAEEKRLARYWAGERDSAANIANANRDLIQFNQLAMTAPPRPMVASSAAAPRRSGVEVIRGNETTQKSP; encoded by the coding sequence ATGAACAGTCGTGTCATCCTAGGCCTAGCCGGACTGTCTCTGGCGGGTGCGGTCATTGCCGGTTATTGGGGCTTCACCTTGACCCGTGATCCGACCGCCACGCCCGTCGCGCAAGCCGCGATCGCCCCCCTGACATCCACAAGCCCCGCACCGACTGCCCAGGCAGAAGAGGACACGCGCCAACCGATCGTGGTGTTGCTGCATGACATCGCCCCGTTCGTGCAAATCACTGCCGCCGATGTGGCCCTGGAAAAACTGCGGACCGTCCCGGCCGGCAGCCTGACCCGACTCGATCAAGCCATTGGCCGCACGCCCTGGCGCGCCCTGACTGCCGGTAGCTGGCTCAACGACGAGAGCTTTGAAGGCGGCGGCAAGCTGGCGCGGATGATCCGGCCCGATGAGCGCGCACTCGCCGTGGCCGTGGATGAAGTGATCAATGCCGGCGGGCAACTGACCCCCGGGGACTATGTCGATGTGCTGCTGTTCCTGCGCATGGACGCCAACAACATCCAGCCCTCGGCCCAACTCGCGGTCCCGGCCTTGCGTGTACTGGGGGTGGGCGAGCAATTGGGCCTGACCAACGATGGCCAGCCCTCCAGCCCGGCCCATGGCAACGATGAAAAACTCCGACAGGAACAACAGCGCGCCAGCGCCCGCACCGTGCTGCTCGCCGTCCCCGAACCCCTGGTGAGCCGCTTGATGCTCGCCGCGCAGTCCGGGGTGTTGCGCCTGGCCGTGCGCAGCGCCGAGGAAAAACGCCTGGCGCGTTACTGGGCCGGTGAACGCGATTCTGCGGCCAACATCGCCAACGCCAATCGCGACTTGATCCAGTTCAACCAGTTGGCCATGACCGCGCCGCCCAGGCCCATGGTCGCCAGTAGCGCAGCCGCGCCTCGCCGGTCGGGTGTGGAAGTCATCCGCGGCAACGAAACCACGCAAAAGTCCCCCTGA
- a CDS encoding response regulator, producing the protein MNAPALPRQQLLLVDDEEDALLELAELLEGEGFNCFTATSVKLALQHLTRNPDIALVITDLRMPEESGMSLIKRLREHTARQHLPVIVMSGHADMEDVSDMLRLQVLDLFRKPIYHVRLLETLNNLFPQPLGEFARR; encoded by the coding sequence ATGAACGCTCCCGCACTGCCGCGCCAACAACTGCTTCTGGTCGATGACGAGGAGGATGCGTTGCTTGAGTTGGCGGAGTTGCTGGAGGGTGAGGGTTTCAATTGTTTCACCGCGACTTCGGTCAAGCTGGCGCTGCAGCATCTGACGCGTAATCCGGATATCGCGCTGGTCATCACCGACCTGCGCATGCCGGAGGAGAGTGGAATGTCGTTGATCAAGCGCTTGCGCGAGCACACGGCGCGCCAGCATCTGCCGGTGATCGTGATGTCCGGGCATGCCGACATGGAGGATGTCAGCGACATGTTGCGGTTGCAGGTGCTGGACCTGTTTCGCAAGCCGATCTACCACGTGCGGTTGCTGGAGACGCTGAATAACCTGTTCCCGCAGCCGTTGGGGGAGTTTGCGAGGCGCTGA
- a CDS encoding type II and III secretion system protein family protein, whose protein sequence is MRRRSTPLFNGLIWATLLSGLPVTAAIAANGNCAALGPLPAVLEVGEGLQQEVQSPVAITRIAVGDPKIADVRVNGDQAFLLTGMGSGATSLMVWTACASAPRQSMVFVQGRATTAMTSARQSPSDDPLLPSQVQTDIRFVEVSRTKLKEASTSIYGKTSNFLFGSPGTVPNTAVTPRVFPLRNLDPRIAVPSIPLANDMYNIVAGGGNFLAIINAMESSGFAYTLARPSLVAISGQSASFLAGGEIPIPIPSANSNSYSIEYKEFGIRLTLTPTVVSNDQIALKVAPEVSELDYNNAVTIGGTTVPAFTIRRTDTSISLADGESFVISGLISTQNTSQVDKFPGLGDIPILGAFFRSSSINREERELLMIVTPHLVQPLAVNAQLPSLPGEKLRNYDPNWYRLYFLENGDFDKRSGLSQ, encoded by the coding sequence ATGCGCAGACGTAGTACGCCGTTGTTCAACGGCTTGATCTGGGCCACCTTGCTGAGCGGCTTGCCGGTGACGGCAGCCATCGCTGCCAACGGCAATTGTGCCGCGCTGGGCCCCTTGCCAGCGGTGCTGGAAGTGGGCGAAGGCCTGCAACAGGAAGTGCAATCGCCCGTGGCAATCACCCGGATCGCGGTGGGCGACCCGAAAATCGCCGACGTGCGAGTCAATGGCGACCAGGCATTCCTGCTCACCGGCATGGGCTCCGGCGCCACCAGCCTGATGGTCTGGACCGCCTGTGCCAGCGCGCCGCGTCAAAGCATGGTATTCGTCCAGGGCCGCGCGACGACGGCCATGACCAGTGCCCGGCAGTCACCCTCCGATGACCCGCTGCTGCCATCGCAAGTGCAGACCGACATCCGCTTCGTCGAAGTCAGTCGCACCAAGCTTAAGGAAGCCAGTACCTCGATCTACGGCAAAACCTCGAACTTCCTGTTCGGCTCCCCCGGTACCGTGCCCAACACGGCAGTGACCCCGCGGGTGTTCCCGTTGCGCAACCTGGATCCGCGGATTGCCGTGCCGAGCATTCCGCTGGCCAACGACATGTACAACATCGTCGCCGGCGGCGGCAACTTCCTGGCCATCATCAATGCCATGGAAAGCAGTGGCTTTGCCTACACCCTGGCGCGGCCGAGCCTGGTGGCGATCAGCGGACAAAGCGCAAGCTTCCTGGCGGGCGGTGAAATACCGATCCCGATTCCCAGCGCCAACAGCAACAGCTACTCCATCGAATACAAGGAGTTCGGCATCCGCCTGACGCTCACGCCAACGGTGGTCAGCAACGACCAGATCGCCCTCAAGGTCGCTCCCGAAGTCAGCGAACTGGATTACAACAACGCCGTGACCATCGGCGGCACCACGGTGCCGGCGTTCACCATTCGCCGTACCGACACCAGCATCTCCCTGGCCGATGGCGAAAGCTTCGTCATCAGCGGCCTGATCAGCACGCAAAACACCTCGCAGGTGGACAAGTTTCCGGGGCTGGGCGATATCCCGATACTCGGCGCGTTCTTTCGCAGCTCCTCGATCAATCGCGAAGAACGGGAACTGCTGATGATCGTCACGCCGCACCTGGTGCAGCCGCTGGCCGTGAATGCGCAACTGCCGTCGCTGCCGGGAGAAAAACTGCGCAATTACGACCCCAACTGGTACCGCCTGTACTTCCTCGAAAACGGCGACTTCGATAAACGCAGCGGACTATCGCAATGA